From the genome of Bombus huntii isolate Logan2020A chromosome 14, iyBomHunt1.1, whole genome shotgun sequence, one region includes:
- the LOC126873333 gene encoding RING finger protein unkempt homolog isoform X4 → MFRNHYGTIIAQKIKLSIESSRCPFLHRTAGDTERRYHLRYYKTCMCVHDTDTRGFCVKNGPHCAFAHGNHDLRPPVYDIKEIQALENPDSDPNSSSNGPNILDKERNLMNEDPKWQDTNYVLSNYKTEPCKRPPRLCRQGYACPQYHNSKDKRRSPRKYKYRSTPCPNVKHGEEWGEPGNCEQGDACTYCHTRTEQQFHPEIYKSTKCNDVQQAGYCPRGVFCAFAHVDRECTLINLLPTEEMSLARDMAVPIDCGTNLADILSNALPPDKRSHEKDKQLSDSSNGSGEVSESASTSSVGSNSSHSKAPGAQLHNSNSNSTVNTSNQQKLTSILYNPSSLLQVGEIRKQVVTIDSDPLLTKAEKAQLKQSLYSAYSLNGTLGNHSLATTVSPLSSSFYPNDTVESVVGNALDELHLDDPLNLVESIHRDTNSPISNSISAGLASSGLLGSSAPVNIPGMNERSVLTNFSPSTSSPLQHLHSTGFLTGSRFSHQDSIESTMPFMNQVSDPFSNHISQLSSSASKLSGFNSSLFDFTNQGMSPSRTQPLPASPLVNAFSISPSNTGSLSEVQRLREELTSSRAQLATWDERINQARAACAAWQLESEEAKRKASIAEQQRDEALLQVKALRVENEASGGGPYLHTLRRTSELRSLSIAALKSIQSQLRSDLEEVEKVLYRETATKCMVCEEQNRTVTLSPCNHYVVCSTCAPNQRECPYCQTPVVSTS, encoded by the exons ATGTTCCGAAACCATTATGGTACAATTATAGCTCAGAAAATAAAACTATCTATCGAAAGTTCAAG GTGTCCGTTTCTTCACCGTACTGCTGGCGACACAGAAAGGCGTTACCACCTACGTTATTATAAAACCTGCATGTGTGTCCATGATACAGATACACGTGGGTTCTGTGTCAAGAATGGCCCTCATTGTGCCTTTGCACATGGTAATCATGATCTTCGTCCCCCTGTTTATGACATTAAGGAGATACAGGCACTGGAGAACCCTGATTCTGATCCTAATTCATCTTCTAATGGACCAAACATACTTGACAAAGAAAGGAACTTAATGAATGAAGATCCAAAATGGCAGGATACGAATTATGTACTCAGTAATTACAAAACAGAACCTTGCAAACGTCCACCAAGACTTTGTCGTCAGGGCTATGCCTGTCCACAATATCACAACAGTAAAGATAAAAGACGTAGTCCACGCAAGTACAAGTACAG ATCAACACCATGTCCTAATGTAAAACATGGAGAAGAATGGGGTGAACCAGGCAATTGCGAACAAGGAGATGCTTGTACATATTGTCATACACGTACGGAACAACAATTCCATCCTGAGATATACAAATCCACAAAGTGTAATGATGTACAACAAGCTGGATATTGTCCACGCGGAGTCTTCTGTGCGTTTGCACATGTTGACCGTGAGTGTACCCTCATAAACC TGTTGCCAACAGAAGAAATGAGCCTGGCGAGGGACATGGCGGTACCTATAGATTGTGGCACCAATCTGGCAGATATTCTAAGCAATGCGCTTCCACCCGATAAGCGCAGTCATGAGAAGGATAAACAACTTAGTGATAGTAGT AATGGAAGCGGTGAAGTATCAGAATCAGCAAGTACTAGTAGCGTTGGCAGTAACAGTTCACACAGTAAAGCTCCTGGTGCTCAACTTCATAACTCCAATTCCAATAGCACTGTAAACACTTCCAATCAGCAAAAGTTAACAAGCATACTTTATAATCCCAGTTCTCTTTTGCAAGTT GGTGAAATACGAAAACAAGTGGTTACAATAGACAGTGATCCTTTATTAACGAAAGCAGAAAAAGCTCAACTGAAACAAAGCCTATATAGTGCATATAGTTTGAATGGAACCTTAGGGAATCATTCATTAGCAACTACCGTCTCACCACTTTCAAGTTCATTTTACCCAAATGATACTGTGGAATCTGTAGTAG GAAATGCATTAGACGAGTTACATCTAGATGACCCCTTAAATTTAGTAGAATCAATTCATAGGGATACGAATTCACCAATTAGCAATTCAATATCAGCAGGCCTAGCAAGTTCTGGACTATTAGGTAGCTCAGCACCAGTTAATATTCCTGGAATGAATGAACGTTCAGTTCTTACGAATTTTTCGCCATCAACATCCAGTCCACTGCAGCATCTACATTCGACTGGTTTTCTTACTGGATCTAGATTTTCTCACCAGGATTCAATAGAATCG ACTATGCCATTTATGAATCAAGTATCAGACCCATTTAGCAATCATATTTCACAGCTTAGCAGTTCAGCTTCTAAGCTTAGCGGATTTAATAGTAGCTTATTTGATTTTACAAATCAAGGAATGTCTCCATCTCGTACTCAACCTCTCCCAGCATCTCCATTGGTTAATGCATTTTCCATTAGTCCGAGTAACACAGGATCTTTATCTGAG GTACAAAGGCTCAGGGAGGAATTGACATCAAGTCGTGCGCAACTAGCAACGTGGGACGAACGTATTAATCAAGCTAGAGCTGCTTGCGCCGCATGGCAATTAGAAAGTGAGGAGGCTAAAAGAAAAGCAAGTATCGCTGAACAGCAGAGAGATGAG GCCTTGTTACAAGTGAAAGCATTAAGGGTAGAAAATGAAGCGTCTGGTGGTGGACCATACCTTCACACATTGAGAAGAACAAGTGAGCTCAGATCGTTATCGATAGCTGCATTAAAATCAATTCAATCACAGCTTCGTTCGGATCTCGAAGAAGTAGAAAAG GTGCTGTACAGAGAAACGGCAACAAAGTGCATGGTTTGCGAAGAACAAAATCGCACTGTTACCCTCTCACCCTGTAACCACTACGTGGTCTGCTCGACGTGCGCTCCAAATCAACGAGAGTGCCCGTACTGCCAGACTCCGGTTGTCTCCACAAGTTAG